The Acidimicrobiales bacterium genome includes a region encoding these proteins:
- the pyrE gene encoding orotate phosphoribosyltransferase, which yields MADAAAAKRALVEHLLRHSVRTGEFTLKSGRTSTWFIDSKQTACRPDGLLLMADVALPLIPSDVDALGGLTVGADPVAYGLAAVGATRGRSLKSFTIRKEAKDHGVAGRLAGPLEPGDRVVITEDTVTRGTSSIDALRVARELGAVPVMILVLVDRGGTCAAMAAAEGVEFRALVTAPELGFDYEGA from the coding sequence GTGGCCGACGCCGCCGCGGCGAAGCGGGCGCTCGTCGAGCACCTGTTGCGCCACTCCGTGCGCACCGGGGAGTTCACCCTCAAGTCGGGACGAACGAGCACCTGGTTCATCGACTCCAAGCAGACCGCCTGTCGACCCGACGGCCTCCTGTTGATGGCCGACGTCGCCCTCCCGCTCATCCCCTCGGACGTCGACGCCCTCGGGGGACTGACCGTCGGCGCCGATCCGGTGGCCTACGGCCTGGCCGCCGTCGGCGCCACGCGCGGCCGGTCGCTGAAGTCGTTCACGATCCGCAAGGAGGCCAAGGACCACGGGGTCGCGGGTCGCCTCGCCGGCCCGCTCGAACCCGGCGACCGGGTGGTGATCACCGAGGACACCGTCACGCGGGGGACCTCGTCGATCGACGCGCTGCGCGTCGCCCGTGAGCTGGGCGCCGTCCCCGTGATGATCCTGGTGCTCGTCGACCGGGGCGGCACCTGTGCGGCGATGGCGGCGGCCGAGGGTGTGGAGTTCCGCGCGCTCGTCACCGCGCCGGAACTCGGCTTCGACTACGAGGGCGCCTGA
- a CDS encoding NAD-dependent malic enzyme, translating to MADTPTAAFSIVLRVRFANEPGALGRLAAAVGAVGGNIVAIGGFEARRSFLEEDVVVDCRSEAHQEEVVAAASRLDGVEVLSWEDRTFALHKGGKIEVTSSIVVRDTDDLSMAYTPGVARVCKAVEADPRLAHELTIRKNTVAIVSDGTAVLGLGDIGPLGAMPVMEGKALLFKEFAGIDGFPLCIDTSSADEIVETVQRVAPTFGGINLEDIAAPVCFEVEERLKELLDIPVFHDDQHGTAVVALAALENSLKIVDKKMADLRVVIAGVGAAGVAISKILMEAGVPWIVGCDRQGAVYEGRGGLNVAKEWFAEHTNPDRVRGSLTDVMPGTDLFIGVSGPGLITVADVEGMASDPIVFAMANPDPEIRPEEIRHVGGVIATGRSDFPNQINNVLCFPGIFRGALDAGATTITEGMKLAAAGAIARCVAPTDLAPDFVIPSVFDRNVAPMVAAAAAEAAVRDGVVRR from the coding sequence ATGGCTGACACTCCCACTGCTGCGTTCTCCATCGTGCTCCGTGTCCGGTTCGCCAACGAACCGGGCGCCCTGGGACGCCTGGCGGCGGCGGTCGGGGCGGTCGGCGGGAACATCGTCGCCATCGGCGGCTTCGAGGCCCGCCGCTCCTTCCTCGAGGAGGACGTCGTCGTCGACTGCCGCAGCGAGGCCCACCAGGAGGAGGTCGTCGCCGCGGCCTCCCGCCTCGACGGGGTCGAGGTCCTGTCCTGGGAGGACCGCACGTTCGCACTCCACAAGGGCGGCAAGATCGAGGTGACGAGCAGCATCGTCGTGCGCGACACCGACGACCTCTCGATGGCCTACACCCCGGGGGTGGCCCGGGTCTGCAAGGCGGTCGAGGCCGACCCGCGCCTGGCCCACGAGTTGACGATCCGCAAGAACACCGTGGCCATCGTCAGCGACGGGACCGCGGTGCTCGGCCTCGGCGACATCGGCCCGCTCGGGGCGATGCCGGTGATGGAGGGCAAGGCGCTGTTGTTCAAGGAGTTCGCCGGCATCGACGGCTTCCCGCTGTGCATCGACACCTCGAGCGCCGACGAGATCGTCGAGACCGTCCAACGGGTGGCGCCGACGTTCGGGGGGATCAACCTCGAGGACATCGCCGCCCCGGTGTGCTTCGAGGTCGAGGAGCGGCTGAAGGAGCTGCTCGACATCCCCGTCTTCCACGACGACCAGCACGGCACCGCCGTGGTCGCGTTGGCGGCCCTCGAGAACTCCCTGAAGATCGTCGACAAGAAGATGGCCGACCTCCGGGTCGTGATCGCCGGGGTGGGCGCCGCCGGTGTGGCCATCTCCAAGATCCTGATGGAGGCCGGCGTCCCGTGGATCGTGGGCTGTGACCGCCAGGGCGCGGTCTACGAGGGCCGGGGCGGGCTCAACGTGGCCAAGGAGTGGTTCGCCGAGCACACCAACCCTGATCGGGTCAGGGGAAGCCTCACCGACGTCATGCCGGGCACCGACCTGTTCATCGGGGTCAGCGGGCCGGGGCTCATCACCGTCGCCGACGTCGAGGGCATGGCCAGCGATCCGATCGTGTTCGCGATGGCCAACCCCGATCCCGAGATCCGCCCCGAGGAGATCCGCCACGTCGGCGGCGTGATCGCCACGGGACGCAGCGACTTCCCCAACCAGATCAACAACGTCCTGTGCTTCCCCGGCATCTTCAGGGGCGCGCTCGACGCGGGTGCCACCACCATCACCGAGGGGATGAAGCTGGCGGCCGCGGGGGCCATCGCCCGGTGCGTCGCCCCGACGGACCTCGCCCCCGACTTCGTGATCCCGTCGGTCTTCGACCGCAACGTGGCCCCGATGGTCGCGGCGGCGGCCGCCGAGGCCGCGGTGCGCGACGGGGTCGTGCGGCGCTGA
- a CDS encoding alpha/beta hydrolase, which produces MPVDPQAQVVLDLLRDVGFSFTGKTPEELRAMADNPTPTTIELPSVTDRVIPGPGGDLPIRVYRPSDESGLPVVVFYHGGGWVLGNLDSHDHFARVLASKADCVVVAVDYRLAPEAKFPAAADDAVAALEWVVDNAAELDVDGDRIAVAGDSAGGNLAAVVAVHARDSDRIELVQQVLVYPVTDGTCDRPSWHDNAEGYMLTSEGMEWFHENYASHDDDRTDPRYSPIFADLDGVAPAVVVTAEYDPLRDQGRAFAEALTSAGVEVEYHEFDGMFHGFFSMDAGIDRAAEAQERVAAALRAAFAVP; this is translated from the coding sequence GTGCCCGTCGATCCTCAGGCCCAGGTGGTCCTCGACCTGCTCCGCGACGTCGGCTTCAGCTTCACCGGCAAGACGCCGGAGGAGCTGCGGGCGATGGCCGACAACCCGACGCCCACCACGATCGAGCTCCCCAGCGTCACCGACCGCGTGATCCCCGGTCCCGGCGGGGACCTCCCGATCCGTGTCTACCGCCCGAGCGACGAGTCCGGGTTGCCGGTCGTCGTCTTCTACCACGGCGGCGGCTGGGTGCTCGGCAACCTCGACTCCCACGACCACTTCGCCAGGGTCCTGGCCAGCAAGGCGGACTGCGTCGTCGTGGCCGTCGACTACCGACTGGCCCCCGAGGCCAAGTTCCCGGCTGCGGCCGACGACGCCGTCGCGGCGCTCGAGTGGGTGGTGGACAACGCCGCCGAGCTCGACGTCGACGGTGACCGCATCGCCGTCGCCGGCGACAGCGCGGGCGGCAACCTGGCCGCGGTCGTGGCCGTCCACGCCCGGGACAGTGACCGCATCGAGCTCGTCCAGCAGGTGCTCGTCTACCCGGTGACCGACGGCACCTGCGACCGCCCCTCCTGGCACGACAACGCCGAGGGCTACATGCTCACCAGCGAGGGCATGGAGTGGTTCCACGAGAACTACGCCAGCCACGACGACGATCGCACCGACCCCCGCTACTCGCCGATCTTCGCCGACCTCGACGGCGTGGCGCCCGCCGTGGTGGTCACCGCCGAGTACGACCCGTTGCGCGACCAGGGCCGGGCCTTCGCCGAGGCGCTCACCTCCGCCGGGGTCGAGGTCGAGTACCACGAGTTCGACGGCATGTTCCACGGGTTCTTCAGCATGGACGCCGGCATCGACCGCGCCGCCGAGGCGCAGGAACGGGTCGCCGCAGCGTTGCGGGCGGCGTTCGCCGTTCCCTGA
- a CDS encoding DUF2017 domain-containing protein → MGPFSRRKVRADGPDRFVVRLDDTERRVLADVCDQLATALDEDEGVDAFRRLFPVAHPDDPGLEAGYRDLVHDELRTKRLADLRAVVDGADARELDRAGLERWMTAVNAVRLVLGTLLDVDESDPGALDPDDPSTPTRVVYHFLGGLLDEIVQALSSTL, encoded by the coding sequence GTGGGCCCGTTCTCGCGCCGCAAGGTGCGCGCCGACGGTCCCGACCGCTTCGTGGTGCGCCTCGACGACACCGAACGACGGGTCCTCGCCGACGTGTGCGACCAGCTCGCCACGGCGCTCGACGAGGACGAGGGGGTCGATGCGTTCCGACGGCTCTTCCCGGTCGCCCACCCCGACGACCCGGGCCTCGAGGCCGGCTACCGCGACCTGGTGCACGACGAGCTGCGGACGAAGCGGCTCGCCGACCTGCGCGCCGTCGTCGACGGCGCCGATGCCCGCGAGCTCGACCGGGCCGGTCTGGAACGGTGGATGACCGCCGTCAACGCCGTCCGCCTGGTCCTCGGCACCCTGCTCGACGTCGACGAGAGCGACCCCGGCGCACTCGACCCGGACGACCCCAGCACCCCCACTCGGGTCGTGTACCACTTCCTCGGCGGCCTCCTCGACGAGATCGTGCAGGCCCTGTCGAGCACGCTCTGA
- the clpS gene encoding ATP-dependent Clp protease adapter ClpS has product MAVRVPPPLMAPGPTAVPTEVEEPDVGEWVDLDRPWVVIVWNDPINLMSYVTFVLQKLFGYSRQKAESLMLDVHEKGRAVVASGSREKSELDVFRLHEHGLWATMQQD; this is encoded by the coding sequence GTGGCCGTCCGTGTCCCTCCCCCGCTGATGGCTCCGGGACCGACCGCGGTGCCGACCGAGGTCGAGGAGCCCGACGTCGGCGAATGGGTCGACCTCGACCGGCCGTGGGTCGTGATCGTGTGGAACGACCCCATCAACCTCATGAGCTACGTCACCTTCGTCCTGCAGAAGCTGTTCGGCTACAGCCGCCAGAAGGCCGAGTCGCTCATGCTCGACGTCCACGAGAAGGGTCGCGCCGTCGTCGCCTCGGGCAGCCGGGAGAAGTCCGAGCTCGACGTGTTCCGCCTCCACGAGCACGGCCTGTGGGCCACCATGCAGCAGGACTGA
- a CDS encoding COX15/CtaA family protein, whose amino-acid sequence MRLPRVSPSTYRRITLVAGLALAFIIVTGAGVRLTGSGLGCSDWPTCEQDQFVAPLEVNAMIEFVNRLITGLVSVAVMLAVLGSLVRVPRRRDLTLWSLGLVAGVLAQIVLGGLTVLFHLAPPFVIGHFLLSMVLMWNAVVLHERAGHDGSPGLPLVPPRLRTLGRALVAAGAVVILSGTIVTGTGPHGGDETVERLPFEITEVVRIHSIMMWVFLGLATWALWELHRSGAPLGVDRRARFLVGAIVFQGVVGYTQYFTGVPPWLVLVHVAGSIVVWVAVLRFHLGLTAHPQEVAPAPETARRRPADEGAPVAAT is encoded by the coding sequence GTGCGGTTGCCACGCGTCTCCCCGTCCACCTACCGGCGCATCACGCTCGTCGCCGGGCTCGCGTTGGCGTTCATCATCGTCACGGGTGCCGGGGTCCGCCTCACCGGGTCGGGGCTCGGTTGCTCCGACTGGCCGACCTGCGAGCAGGACCAGTTCGTGGCCCCGCTCGAGGTGAATGCCATGATCGAATTCGTGAATCGGCTCATCACCGGTCTGGTCTCCGTGGCGGTGATGCTCGCCGTGCTCGGCTCCCTCGTCCGGGTGCCGAGGCGCCGGGACCTCACGCTCTGGTCGCTGGGGCTCGTCGCCGGCGTGCTCGCCCAGATCGTGCTCGGGGGCCTCACCGTGCTGTTCCACCTGGCCCCTCCGTTCGTGATCGGGCACTTCCTGCTCTCGATGGTCCTCATGTGGAACGCGGTGGTGCTCCACGAGCGGGCCGGCCACGACGGCTCTCCCGGGCTCCCACTGGTGCCGCCCCGGCTCCGCACGCTCGGACGGGCGCTCGTGGCCGCCGGAGCGGTGGTCATCCTGTCGGGGACGATCGTGACGGGCACCGGCCCCCACGGCGGCGACGAGACCGTGGAGCGGCTTCCGTTCGAGATCACCGAGGTCGTCCGGATCCACAGCATCATGATGTGGGTGTTCCTCGGGCTGGCGACCTGGGCCCTGTGGGAGCTGCACCGCTCGGGGGCCCCGCTCGGCGTCGACCGCCGCGCGAGGTTCCTCGTGGGGGCGATCGTGTTCCAGGGGGTCGTGGGCTACACGCAGTACTTCACGGGCGTCCCCCCGTGGCTGGTGCTCGTCCACGTGGCCGGGAGCATCGTCGTCTGGGTCGCCGTGCTGCGGTTCCACCTGGGGCTGACCGCTCATCCGCAGGAGGTGGCGCCGGCGCCCGAGACGGCGAGGCGTCGGCCCGCCGACGAGGGTGCACCCGTCGCGGCGACCTGA
- a CDS encoding heme o synthase, which translates to MKTVARPAISTRLRGYVALTKPRIIELLLITTVPTMVLAEQGLPSWWLVVATVVGGTLAAGGANAINMYVDRDIDAVMKRTRNRPLVTGVLTPRAALVFAIGLEVVAFAWLWGFVNLLSAVLAVAACLFYVFVYTLWLKRSSTSNIVIGGAAGAAPVLIGWSAVTDSLAWPPVLLFAIIFFWTPPHFWALAIRYKDDYAAADVPMLPSVTTLHATSVRILVYTVWLWFLTLLFVPVGGMGWIYGVAATALGAVFTLFSVQLLRTGSTAVAMRLFTFSITYVTLLFGSMALDELVRSGL; encoded by the coding sequence ATGAAGACCGTGGCGCGACCAGCGATCTCGACGCGGCTGCGGGGCTATGTGGCGCTCACCAAGCCCCGGATCATCGAGCTCCTCCTCATCACCACCGTGCCCACGATGGTCCTGGCCGAACAGGGGCTCCCGTCGTGGTGGCTCGTCGTCGCCACGGTGGTCGGCGGGACACTGGCCGCCGGCGGGGCCAACGCCATCAACATGTACGTCGACCGCGACATCGACGCCGTGATGAAGCGCACCCGCAACCGCCCCCTCGTCACCGGTGTGCTCACTCCCCGGGCGGCCCTCGTCTTCGCCATCGGCCTCGAGGTGGTGGCTTTCGCCTGGCTGTGGGGTTTCGTCAACCTCCTGAGCGCCGTGCTCGCCGTGGCCGCGTGCCTCTTCTACGTGTTCGTGTACACGCTCTGGCTCAAGCGGTCGTCCACCAGCAACATCGTCATCGGCGGCGCCGCCGGAGCCGCCCCGGTCCTCATCGGGTGGTCGGCCGTCACCGATTCGCTCGCGTGGCCGCCCGTGCTGCTGTTCGCCATCATCTTCTTCTGGACACCCCCGCACTTCTGGGCCCTCGCCATCCGCTACAAGGACGACTACGCCGCCGCCGACGTCCCCATGCTGCCGTCGGTCACCACCCTGCACGCCACCTCGGTGCGCATCCTCGTCTACACGGTGTGGCTCTGGTTCCTCACCCTGCTGTTCGTCCCCGTGGGCGGGATGGGTTGGATCTACGGCGTCGCGGCGACGGCGCTCGGTGCGGTCTTCACGCTGTTCTCCGTGCAGTTGCTGCGCACCGGGTCGACGGCGGTGGCCATGCGCCTCTTCACCTTCTCGATCACCTACGTGACACTCCTGTTCGGGTCGATGGCGCTCGACGAGCTCGTCCGGTCCGGGCTCTGA